One Nicotiana tomentosiformis chromosome 1, ASM39032v3, whole genome shotgun sequence genomic window, CAGGACAAACAAGATTTCGGGCCTTAAAGCATGAGAGTGGAATCACAGGGAAAGCAACCATTGTAGTTAGAGTTATAGCATGTTTTCAACCATTGCAGAATTGCCAGGTTCGTTCACATTTTTGCCTCACTTATGGGAAATTTAAGTGTTGCTTTTCAGTTGTGGGTTTCAATGATGTAATTGAAAGGCTACCTAACTTACAATCTGTTTTTGCTTACCAGGCTGAATACTTCCGTCAGTTGTTGAAGCCTGTAACGTAGATGCTCTGAGTTCACGCTTTTGTCTTAATCCAGCTTTATAGTATTTTCTTCTTATTTACGTCCTTAAAGAGTAATTTGAAGTGGAATTTATACAACCCATATAACTGGTATGCGTCTTAGTCTTTGGTGCTGCTATCTGTGTTAAACTTCTATTGATTTTGTTGTGTATTTCCATCTAAGTTCTTGCATTATGCATGTTAGGTTTCTCTTCTGTCTAGATGGTTACAACCAGCAAGCTCAATTGTTACCAGCAGGATCCGGCATGGACTTCACCGAATTTGAACCATGCAACTGCATTCTTACGGCATGGACATAACCTTGGTGTTCCATCTCTGTATAGCCCTTGCATATGTGCTGCAAATGCAGTTTCTCCTAGGCCATCATGTTTCGCCCCTGGTTTGCCAAGTTCTAAGGCAGCCAATCAGAATGGAGTCAAATGGCTGCCAAGCTTAGCTCCTCCCAAAAATGAGTATCCGAACGATACTAGCTTTTTACTTCATCGCTTGATAGGATTAGATTCCCCACCAACTGATGCATCTGCAAATTCTCAGAAAAGGTTCCTCATTTGTGATCAGTCTGGGAGTCAAACTAGATTTTACTTTAGTCAAGGTCGCCCTCTTGAAAATGAAGTAACTACACCGAAAGAACATGCTTATGGTTTGTATTATGAGAACCTGACTGCTGTAGTTGAGCGAAGATCTCCTGTGAAacccattattgaagataaattgGAGGAAAGCTACATAAATGGTGAAGAAAGTAGTATGCATGAAGACACAGAAGAAATCAATGCCTTGCTCTACTCTTCTGATGGCACTGAAGTGGACGAAGATGACGATGAT contains:
- the LOC104102456 gene encoding transcription factor bHLH143, with the protein product MVTTSKLNCYQQDPAWTSPNLNHATAFLRHGHNLGVPSLYSPCICAANAVSPRPSCFAPGLPSSKAANQNGVKWLPSLAPPKNEYPNDTSFLLHRLIGLDSPPTDASANSQKRFLICDQSGSQTRFYFSQGRPLENEVTTPKEHAYGLYYENLTAVVERRSPVKPIIEDKLEESYINGEESSMHEDTEEINALLYSSDGTEVDEDDDDCGEDDEVTSTARSPCANNGGCGCGEHDKLSEELTEEVASSDGPCKRQRLPDGGHKKSSSIESRWADDDDDDDDNVESRCVKGSLPLRKKDEEDHDLSTRKRKAKIRETLRILESLIPGIKSKDPLLVIDEAIDYLKSLRGKAKALGVGLPQEYPPSSC